One part of the Aneurinibacillus sp. REN35 genome encodes these proteins:
- a CDS encoding cell wall elongation regulator TseB-like domain-containing protein, which yields MKKSWVYGGLILLVLALCMALALYLHLLGQKRAIEKQGEELALSRTQISEVTAVHAYYGTKDYIVIEGKTESGEELVAWFHGEQGEVEKMSRLVPRQTVLTSLKKEHPAMEVIRIIPAKQDNKKAWEVLFADGKYLHYYYMDMYSGTFLKSYQLLKADT from the coding sequence ATGAAAAAATCGTGGGTATATGGAGGCCTCATACTGCTTGTGCTTGCATTGTGTATGGCATTGGCCTTATATCTTCACCTTCTTGGTCAAAAGCGGGCCATTGAGAAACAGGGAGAAGAACTTGCGCTGTCACGTACACAGATCAGTGAAGTCACCGCAGTTCATGCATATTATGGTACGAAGGATTATATTGTCATCGAAGGAAAAACCGAGAGCGGTGAAGAACTGGTAGCTTGGTTTCATGGAGAACAAGGGGAAGTGGAGAAGATGTCCCGCTTAGTTCCGCGTCAAACAGTGCTCACTTCGCTTAAGAAGGAACACCCTGCCATGGAGGTCATTCGGATCATTCCGGCGAAGCAGGATAACAAGAAAGCATGGGAAGTTCTGTTTGCGGATGGCAAGTATCTTCACTACTATTATATGGATATGTATAGTGGTACGTTTTTGAAATCATATCAGTTGCTAAAGGCCGACACATAG
- a CDS encoding AAA family ATPase, translating into MGKEIIIGVVPVIIAFLIFIGVNVAPLIVAAMIISFIAFFAMRQGGMSISKKKTTAEMPKTTVKFGQIGGQERAKKELKEALDFLIHKDTLKEYGIRPLKGILLTGPPGTGKTLMAKAAANYTNSAFVAASGSQFVEMYVGVGAQRIRDLFKEAKQKAEKNNQDSAIIFIDEIDVLGGKREGSQHREYDQTLNQLLTEMDGITTAEHPRVLMIAATNRADMLDDALIRPGRFDRQIVVDLPDMKARKQILEIHVKNKPLAEDVDIEAIARDTFNFSGAQLESVTNEAAIYAFRDKSKAITQTHFSHAIDKVMMGEQTDRESTAEERERVANHELGHAIVSEVVRPLSVSQVSLRPRGQALGYVRQSPQQDRYLYTLENLEQQIMIALGGAVAEEMLYGGRSTGSRNDFEQALRLVNTIIDSGLSQLGIVKMEMVGKEALHEERQRILNELLDSTRKVLTDHFPVFQHALNHLLREEVLNGERFRVMLEEARALPRQRKVEEMEARRLKA; encoded by the coding sequence ATGGGTAAAGAAATCATCATCGGCGTGGTCCCGGTCATCATCGCGTTTCTCATATTTATCGGTGTGAATGTGGCGCCGCTGATTGTTGCGGCCATGATTATTAGTTTTATTGCGTTTTTTGCTATGCGGCAGGGCGGTATGTCTATCTCTAAGAAGAAGACGACTGCCGAAATGCCAAAAACAACCGTCAAGTTTGGTCAGATTGGCGGACAGGAACGAGCGAAGAAAGAGCTTAAGGAAGCGCTCGACTTTTTGATTCATAAAGATACGCTAAAAGAATACGGCATTCGCCCGCTGAAAGGCATTCTTTTAACCGGACCTCCGGGAACAGGGAAAACACTGATGGCAAAGGCGGCAGCCAATTATACGAATTCTGCGTTTGTAGCCGCTTCCGGATCTCAGTTCGTGGAGATGTATGTTGGTGTCGGCGCGCAGCGCATCCGCGATTTGTTTAAAGAAGCGAAGCAGAAAGCAGAGAAGAATAACCAGGATAGTGCGATTATTTTTATCGACGAAATTGATGTGCTTGGTGGCAAGCGCGAGGGCAGCCAGCACCGCGAGTACGATCAGACGCTCAATCAGTTATTGACCGAGATGGACGGGATTACGACGGCGGAGCACCCGCGTGTTTTGATGATCGCTGCGACCAACCGTGCAGATATGCTTGATGATGCGCTTATTCGTCCGGGTCGATTTGACCGTCAGATCGTTGTGGATCTGCCGGATATGAAGGCACGTAAACAAATCCTTGAGATTCATGTAAAAAACAAGCCGCTGGCTGAGGATGTAGATATTGAAGCGATTGCCCGTGATACGTTTAATTTTTCGGGTGCTCAGTTAGAAAGTGTAACCAATGAAGCGGCTATTTATGCATTTCGTGATAAAAGCAAGGCCATTACACAGACGCATTTCTCCCATGCGATCGATAAAGTAATGATGGGAGAGCAGACAGATCGTGAATCGACTGCTGAGGAGCGGGAGCGCGTAGCGAATCACGAGCTTGGTCATGCGATTGTATCTGAGGTCGTGCGTCCGCTATCAGTATCGCAAGTATCGCTGCGTCCGCGCGGTCAGGCGCTTGGATATGTACGCCAAAGCCCGCAGCAGGATCGTTATTTGTATACGCTTGAGAATCTTGAGCAGCAGATTATGATCGCGCTTGGCGGTGCGGTAGCGGAAGAAATGCTGTATGGCGGTCGGAGCACAGGGTCCCGCAATGACTTTGAGCAGGCGCTGCGCCTTGTCAATACGATTATTGACAGCGGTCTATCGCAGCTAGGAATCGTAAAAATGGAGATGGTCGGAAAGGAAGCGCTGCACGAAGAGCGTCAGCGTATCCTTAATGAGCTGCTAGATAGCACCCGCAAAGTGCTTACGGATCATTTTCCCGTCTTCCAGCATGCTTTAAATCATCTATTGCGCGAGGAAGTATTGAACGGTGAGCGCTTCCGCGTCATGCTAGAGGAAGCCCGGGCGCTTCCGAGACAGCGAAAAGTGGAAGAGATGGAAGCGCGTCGTCTAAAAGCATAA
- a CDS encoding pyridoxal phosphate-dependent aminotransferase codes for MNVAKRVAQITPSKTLAITAKAKELKSEGYDVVGLGAGEPDFNTPQHIIDAAVKAMEEGQTKYTAAAGIVELKKAICNKLQRDNGLTYKPSQVVVCNGAKHALYNLFQAIVDPGDEVIVPIPYWVSYPEMITLADGVPVFVEGAEENEFKITPEQLRAAITEKTRAVIINSPSNPTGSVYSRTELEALAQVCIEKKILMVSDEIYEKLIYDGEEHVSIASLSPEAYELTVVINGMSKPYSMTGWRIGYAAGNEALIKAMTNLSSHSTSNPTTFAQYGALAALEGTQEPLEMMKVEFDKRRQAVVKLMNDIEGIHCTAPKGAFYLFANVSEAMKKGGYTDVDEWAQALLEQEYVALIPGSGFGAPNHIRISYATSLEQLEKGIARIKKFVEQK; via the coding sequence ATGAATGTAGCGAAGCGTGTGGCGCAGATTACGCCATCCAAAACGCTTGCCATTACAGCCAAAGCAAAAGAGTTGAAGAGCGAGGGCTATGATGTAGTGGGTCTAGGAGCAGGTGAGCCTGATTTCAATACGCCGCAGCACATTATTGATGCTGCTGTCAAAGCGATGGAAGAAGGTCAGACAAAATACACGGCAGCCGCTGGTATTGTAGAATTGAAAAAGGCAATATGCAATAAGCTTCAGCGCGATAATGGCCTTACATATAAACCTTCACAAGTCGTAGTATGCAATGGGGCAAAGCATGCATTGTATAATCTGTTCCAGGCAATTGTAGATCCTGGTGATGAAGTTATCGTGCCGATTCCATATTGGGTAAGCTATCCAGAGATGATTACACTTGCTGATGGTGTGCCGGTATTTGTTGAAGGTGCGGAAGAAAATGAGTTCAAGATCACACCAGAGCAACTCCGCGCAGCTATTACAGAGAAGACGCGCGCCGTTATTATTAACTCGCCAAGCAACCCAACAGGCAGTGTGTATAGCCGTACAGAGCTTGAAGCACTGGCGCAAGTGTGCATTGAGAAAAAAATCCTCATGGTATCGGATGAGATTTATGAGAAGCTTATTTATGACGGTGAAGAGCATGTAAGCATCGCATCGTTAAGCCCGGAAGCCTATGAGTTGACGGTTGTTATTAATGGGATGTCTAAGCCGTACTCGATGACTGGCTGGCGGATTGGCTATGCGGCAGGCAATGAAGCGCTTATCAAAGCGATGACGAACCTGTCGAGCCACAGTACATCCAATCCGACAACATTTGCACAATACGGTGCATTGGCAGCGCTTGAGGGAACACAGGAGCCGCTTGAGATGATGAAAGTTGAATTCGACAAGCGTCGCCAAGCAGTTGTTAAACTGATGAATGACATTGAAGGAATTCACTGCACTGCACCAAAGGGCGCTTTCTACCTGTTTGCTAATGTAAGTGAAGCCATGAAAAAAGGCGGATATACAGATGTGGATGAATGGGCGCAGGCATTGCTTGAGCAGGAATATGTGGCGCTGATTCCGGGCTCCGGCTTCGGTGCACCGAACCATATTCGTATCTCCTATGCTACCTCGTTAGAACAACTGGAGAAGGGAATTGCTCGCATCAAAAAATTTGTGGAGCAAAAGTAA
- the asnS gene encoding asparagine--tRNA ligase — MLTTISQIGKHVGEEVRLGVWLFNKRSSGKIQFLQLRDGTGFIQGVVVKQEVAEEIWEAAKSLTQESSLYVTGLVREDERAKSGYELTVTGVEPLHIAEEYPITNKEHGTEFLMDHRHLWIRSMRQQAVLSIRSSVIQAVYEFFKERGFYKVDPPILTPTSAEGTTTLFHTQYFDEEAYLSQSGQLYMEAAAMALGRVFSFGPTFRAEKSKTRRHLIEFWMIEPEMAFVDHEESLRIQEDFVSYVVQYVLKNCQLELKRLGRDTSRLEQVQAPFPRITYTEAIEMLQKDGHEIEWGEDFGAPHETAIAEKFEKPVFITHYPASIKAFYMKPDPSNPDVVLCADLIAPEGYGEIIGGSQRIDDLELMQKRYEEHELNPQAYQWYLDLRKYGSVPHSGFGLGLERTVGWICGTEHVRETIPFPRLLNRLYP, encoded by the coding sequence ATGCTAACGACAATTTCTCAAATCGGAAAGCATGTAGGAGAAGAAGTGCGCCTCGGCGTCTGGCTTTTTAATAAACGTTCCAGTGGAAAAATTCAATTTCTGCAGCTTCGTGATGGAACCGGTTTCATTCAGGGGGTAGTTGTAAAACAGGAAGTTGCTGAAGAGATATGGGAAGCGGCTAAATCGCTCACACAGGAAAGCTCGCTGTATGTAACAGGGTTGGTTCGTGAAGATGAGCGAGCAAAATCCGGTTACGAGCTGACCGTTACTGGTGTTGAACCGCTTCATATTGCGGAAGAGTATCCGATTACAAATAAAGAACACGGCACAGAATTCTTGATGGATCACCGCCATCTCTGGATTCGTTCGATGCGTCAACAAGCGGTGCTGTCCATTCGTTCCTCCGTTATTCAGGCCGTGTATGAATTTTTCAAAGAGCGCGGATTCTACAAGGTAGATCCGCCTATTCTAACGCCAACGTCTGCTGAAGGTACAACGACGCTGTTTCATACGCAATATTTTGATGAAGAAGCCTATTTGTCTCAGAGCGGGCAGTTGTATATGGAGGCGGCAGCAATGGCGCTAGGACGGGTGTTCTCGTTCGGCCCTACTTTCCGTGCCGAGAAGTCCAAGACACGTCGTCATCTGATCGAATTCTGGATGATCGAGCCGGAGATGGCCTTTGTTGATCATGAAGAAAGCCTGCGTATTCAAGAGGATTTCGTAAGCTATGTTGTACAGTATGTATTGAAGAATTGTCAGTTGGAATTAAAGCGTTTAGGGCGCGATACAAGCCGCTTGGAGCAGGTGCAGGCACCGTTCCCGCGTATTACGTATACAGAAGCAATCGAGATGCTGCAAAAAGACGGGCATGAAATCGAATGGGGAGAAGATTTTGGTGCTCCACACGAAACAGCGATTGCGGAGAAATTCGAAAAACCGGTCTTTATTACTCATTATCCGGCCAGCATTAAAGCGTTCTATATGAAGCCGGACCCTTCCAATCCTGATGTAGTATTGTGCGCCGATTTGATTGCGCCAGAAGGCTATGGCGAGATTATCGGCGGCAGCCAGCGGATTGATGATCTGGAGTTAATGCAAAAACGTTATGAAGAGCATGAATTAAATCCACAGGCATACCAGTGGTATTTGGATCTGCGCAAATACGGCTCTGTCCCGCATTCCGGCTTTGGACTGGGCCTTGAGCGTACAGTTGGCTGGATTTGCGGTACGGAGCATGTGCGGGAGACGATTCCATTCCCGAGACTTTTGAACCGTCTCTATCCATAA
- a CDS encoding DnaD domain protein — MSDVLLRMLEAGATPLPNLLLQHYRQIGLSDEEMMVIIHLLAFKTEGKPFPTIHEVGERMSADAAAVVTKLQRLVQQGYISIEETVDPSTRMRSEWYCFTPLHKKIAACLEQKPVDEDIPGGMRTSSSVKNLYAVFEEEFGRPLSPIECENLAMWIDQDGYSEALIMAALREAVISGKLFFRYIDRILFEWHRNNIRTPQQAREYSLKFRKHQQRSERSGQTVGNGVSAVAASGALPQEFPFYNWLEEETDS; from the coding sequence ATGAGTGACGTCTTATTGCGCATGTTGGAAGCAGGAGCCACCCCGCTTCCCAACTTGCTTTTACAACATTATCGGCAGATCGGGCTATCGGATGAGGAGATGATGGTCATTATTCATCTGCTCGCTTTCAAAACGGAGGGCAAGCCGTTCCCTACGATTCATGAGGTGGGTGAGCGGATGTCTGCGGATGCGGCTGCCGTGGTAACGAAGCTGCAGCGCTTGGTACAGCAAGGGTATATATCGATTGAAGAAACAGTCGATCCGTCTACTCGTATGCGTTCGGAATGGTATTGTTTTACGCCGCTACATAAAAAAATTGCGGCCTGTCTTGAGCAAAAACCGGTGGATGAAGATATTCCAGGCGGAATGCGGACAAGCAGCAGTGTGAAAAATCTGTACGCCGTTTTTGAAGAGGAGTTTGGCCGTCCGCTCTCACCTATTGAGTGCGAGAACTTAGCCATGTGGATTGACCAGGACGGCTACAGCGAGGCGTTGATTATGGCGGCACTTCGGGAAGCGGTTATTTCGGGGAAATTGTTCTTTCGCTATATTGACCGTATTCTGTTCGAATGGCACCGCAACAATATTCGAACGCCGCAACAGGCGCGTGAATATAGCCTTAAGTTCCGCAAGCATCAGCAGCGCAGTGAGCGAAGCGGGCAGACAGTAGGGAATGGCGTGTCTGCAGTAGCGGCATCCGGTGCGCTCCCGCAAGAGTTCCCGTTTTATAATTGGTTAGAGGAAGAGACAGACTCGTAA
- the ppdK gene encoding pyruvate, phosphate dikinase, translated as MSEKYVYLFHEGNASMNELLGRKGANLAEMTSLSLPVPSGFTITTSACRRFYEEGKVIHPDIMQEIYPALHMLEETAGKRFGHPSNPLLVSVRSGSSTSMPGMMDTILNLGLNDYTVTALVKDKKNKHFAYDSYRRFIQMFSSIVLGIDESLFEDELEKMKLLAEVEQDSQLTSDHLLDLILIYKEIVLKETGKKFPQDPKEQLLAAIGAVFDSWYNPRAMFYRRIHKISDDIGTAVTIQQMVFGNLGANSGTGIAFTRHPSTGENELFGEFMFNAQGEDIVAGIRTPQPMTILRERLPDTFDQFETIATNLEKHYRDVQDIEFTVEEGKLYVLQTRSAKRTAEANIKIAVDMANEGVITREEAVMRIDPAAIVPLMQHTIDPNAELNIIGTGLDASSGAATGIIVFDAEEAERLHRTGHSVILVRQETTPEDIHGILASAGVLTTRGGVTSHAAVVARDLGTPSVVGCESFKVDMEQRELHTDTGILKEGDIITICGSTGRVILGEAPLVPPKFSKEFCTLLDWTNEFKTMSVYSSVNTPQEAELAQRMGAEGVGLCRTELMFMEPERLPIVKRMMLAHNQRERKKALNELIPLQKSDFHGIFRAMEGKQVTIRLIDPPLHEFLPNPAALALEIERAHVAGNEEVVAEKEALQQRIEILHELNPSFGHRGCRIGITYPEIYEIQTRAIAEAALELKNEGITVYPRIIVPLVSDFREMKVVRETVEETLQQVFSIYRDRIDIPIGVFIELPRACITADQIAQYADFFTFGTNDLTQATYGFSRDDAEGKYLAYYLDHNILPENPFIYLDEDGVGNLIKIAMQQGRKSKPDLRIGVCGEHTSEKNSVLFLQNAGMNFISSVPQRIPGARIAAAQAAILSSRHAAERDGQ; from the coding sequence ATGAGTGAGAAATATGTTTACTTATTTCACGAAGGTAATGCAAGCATGAATGAACTTCTCGGGAGAAAAGGGGCCAATCTGGCTGAAATGACGAGCCTTTCTTTACCGGTTCCCTCAGGCTTCACCATTACGACGAGTGCCTGCCGCCGTTTTTATGAGGAAGGCAAGGTGATTCATCCGGATATTATGCAAGAGATCTATCCGGCGCTTCACATGCTCGAAGAGACTGCAGGCAAACGCTTCGGCCATCCAAGCAATCCGCTGCTCGTCTCAGTTCGGTCCGGTTCTTCTACCTCCATGCCCGGTATGATGGACACTATTCTTAACCTTGGACTTAATGATTACACTGTGACAGCTCTTGTGAAGGACAAGAAAAACAAGCATTTTGCTTATGATTCTTACCGCCGCTTCATTCAAATGTTCAGCTCAATCGTCCTCGGTATTGATGAGAGCTTATTTGAGGATGAACTGGAGAAGATGAAGCTTCTCGCAGAGGTAGAGCAGGATTCGCAGTTGACGAGCGACCATCTGCTTGACTTGATTTTGATATATAAAGAAATTGTGCTAAAAGAAACCGGAAAGAAATTTCCTCAAGACCCAAAAGAGCAGCTTCTGGCCGCCATCGGGGCTGTATTTGATTCATGGTATAATCCGCGAGCGATGTTCTATCGCAGAATCCATAAGATCTCCGATGATATCGGCACCGCTGTTACGATCCAGCAGATGGTCTTCGGTAATCTTGGAGCAAATTCCGGTACAGGCATCGCATTTACCCGCCACCCATCTACTGGAGAAAATGAATTGTTCGGCGAGTTCATGTTCAACGCACAAGGAGAAGATATTGTAGCGGGTATTCGTACACCGCAGCCAATGACCATACTGCGGGAGCGTCTGCCTGACACATTTGATCAGTTTGAGACGATCGCTACGAATTTGGAGAAGCACTACCGCGATGTACAGGATATTGAATTTACCGTAGAAGAAGGAAAACTGTATGTACTGCAGACCCGCTCTGCCAAACGAACAGCCGAGGCTAACATCAAGATCGCTGTAGATATGGCAAATGAAGGCGTAATTACACGCGAGGAAGCAGTTATGCGCATCGATCCGGCAGCGATTGTGCCGCTAATGCAGCACACGATTGATCCGAACGCCGAGCTAAATATTATCGGCACTGGTCTTGATGCAAGCTCTGGCGCTGCAACGGGTATTATTGTATTCGATGCAGAAGAAGCCGAGCGGCTCCACCGGACAGGCCATTCTGTCATTCTTGTACGTCAGGAGACGACGCCTGAAGATATTCATGGAATTCTAGCAAGCGCTGGTGTGCTCACCACCCGGGGTGGCGTTACCAGCCATGCTGCGGTCGTCGCCCGCGACCTGGGTACACCATCTGTTGTCGGGTGTGAATCATTCAAAGTTGATATGGAACAGCGGGAACTGCATACAGACACAGGTATTTTAAAAGAAGGCGACATTATCACAATTTGCGGCTCGACCGGACGGGTAATCCTGGGTGAAGCACCGCTTGTGCCGCCGAAATTCTCCAAGGAATTCTGTACGCTTCTCGATTGGACAAATGAGTTTAAGACGATGAGCGTCTACAGCAGCGTAAACACGCCGCAGGAGGCGGAACTGGCGCAGCGCATGGGGGCAGAAGGTGTTGGGCTATGTCGAACTGAGCTGATGTTCATGGAGCCGGAACGCCTGCCGATCGTGAAGCGGATGATGCTGGCCCACAATCAGCGCGAACGGAAAAAAGCGCTCAATGAGCTCATCCCCCTGCAAAAATCGGACTTCCATGGAATCTTCCGAGCGATGGAAGGCAAGCAGGTTACGATCCGGCTGATCGATCCACCGCTCCATGAATTCCTGCCGAATCCGGCAGCGCTTGCCTTAGAAATAGAGCGGGCGCATGTAGCTGGCAATGAGGAGGTCGTAGCCGAAAAAGAAGCGCTGCAGCAGCGCATCGAAATCCTACATGAGCTTAATCCATCCTTTGGACATCGCGGCTGCCGGATCGGGATTACGTATCCAGAAATTTATGAAATACAAACGCGGGCCATTGCGGAAGCCGCATTGGAGCTAAAAAATGAGGGAATCACTGTTTATCCTCGGATCATTGTACCGCTCGTCAGCGATTTTCGTGAGATGAAGGTGGTACGGGAAACCGTGGAAGAAACGCTGCAGCAAGTATTCAGCATTTATCGGGACCGCATCGACATTCCGATCGGTGTGTTCATTGAGCTGCCGCGCGCATGCATCACAGCCGATCAGATCGCTCAATATGCTGACTTTTTCACCTTTGGCACAAATGACTTAACACAGGCCACTTATGGATTCAGCCGTGACGATGCGGAAGGCAAGTATCTAGCCTATTATTTGGACCATAATATCTTGCCGGAAAATCCGTTTATTTATCTGGATGAAGATGGCGTAGGCAACCTTATCAAAATCGCTATGCAGCAGGGGAGAAAAAGCAAGCCCGACCTGCGAATCGGCGTATGCGGCGAACATACAAGCGAGAAAAACTCTGTGCTCTTCCTGCAAAATGCGGGAATGAACTTCATCTCTTCGGTGCCGCAGCGCATCCCGGGCGCACGTATTGCAGCCGCCCAGGCCGCAATCTTAAGCAGCAGACACGCCGCCGAGAGAGACGGGCAATAG
- a CDS encoding enoyl-CoA hydratase/isomerase family protein has protein sequence MNVQTSVVGVEIEQGVMSVVLQRPEALNAYSEEMLDGLVQAMEEAARNTEVKVVIVSGAGRAFCAGGDVKSMGDFTPLTIHEFVGKLNYLVRSMSQLEKPIIAAVHGYAAGAGICLALACDLIISAEDTKFSAGFAQIGLVADGGGMFFLPRSLGTYRAKEMLFTGKVLSAAKAQEWGIVNEIYPSDQLMEEAKNLALRLTHGPSRTYAMVKKLANQALTADLEAMLEMERNAQTVMASTADHKEGVQAFKEKRKPEFTGE, from the coding sequence ATGAATGTGCAGACGTCTGTAGTAGGTGTTGAAATCGAACAGGGAGTAATGTCGGTCGTGCTGCAGCGACCTGAGGCGCTAAATGCGTACAGTGAAGAAATGCTGGACGGATTGGTGCAGGCGATGGAGGAAGCGGCACGCAATACCGAAGTAAAAGTAGTTATTGTCTCCGGTGCAGGCCGGGCATTTTGTGCCGGTGGCGATGTGAAGAGCATGGGAGATTTCACTCCGCTTACGATTCATGAATTTGTAGGAAAGCTCAATTATTTAGTTCGATCGATGAGTCAGCTTGAGAAGCCGATTATTGCTGCAGTACATGGGTATGCGGCAGGCGCGGGCATCTGCCTTGCTCTCGCGTGTGATCTGATCATATCTGCAGAGGATACGAAATTCTCGGCAGGATTTGCTCAGATCGGTCTTGTAGCGGATGGAGGTGGGATGTTCTTCCTTCCTCGTTCACTTGGAACATATCGAGCTAAAGAGATGCTGTTTACAGGTAAGGTGCTTTCCGCAGCAAAAGCGCAGGAATGGGGCATTGTAAACGAAATATACCCGTCCGATCAACTTATGGAAGAAGCGAAAAATTTGGCGCTGAGGCTAACGCACGGTCCATCCCGTACGTATGCGATGGTTAAAAAGCTGGCAAATCAAGCACTAACAGCTGACTTAGAGGCGATGTTGGAGATGGAGCGCAATGCGCAAACGGTAATGGCGAGTACAGCCGATCATAAGGAAGGGGTACAAGCCTTCAAAGAAAAACGTAAGCCGGAGTTTACCGGAGAGTAA
- a CDS encoding sulfurtransferase has protein sequence MDTLVSVSWVAEHLHDPNFVTMDCRFVLGASDQGGRVYEESHIPGAVYFDLEKDLSAPKSEHGGRHPWPDASLLAMKLGEAGINNETTIVLYDDQKGAMAARAYWVLRYVGHTKLALLDGGYSAWKQEGKPVTAEVTLRTPASYVPHVQQEWLRSVEDVQQSVRDKNAVLIDSRAYNRYTGEEETIDPVGGHIPGALNYDWQAVVDERGFLRDDEVLRKHFATLPQEKEVIVYCGSGVTACANLFALERLGYKNAVLYPGSWSDWISYPENEKAKGSE, from the coding sequence ATGGATACATTAGTGTCGGTTTCATGGGTTGCAGAGCATCTGCATGACCCAAATTTTGTGACAATGGATTGCCGGTTTGTGCTGGGCGCCTCAGATCAAGGTGGAAGAGTGTACGAAGAGTCTCACATACCAGGTGCGGTTTATTTTGATCTGGAGAAAGATCTATCAGCGCCGAAATCAGAGCATGGAGGACGTCATCCATGGCCTGATGCTTCTCTACTTGCAATGAAGCTCGGTGAGGCGGGGATCAATAACGAGACGACGATCGTGCTCTATGATGATCAAAAGGGAGCAATGGCTGCCCGGGCATACTGGGTACTGCGTTATGTCGGTCATACAAAGCTTGCGCTGCTTGACGGGGGGTACAGCGCATGGAAGCAAGAAGGTAAGCCTGTTACGGCAGAAGTCACCTTGCGTACCCCTGCAAGCTATGTTCCGCATGTACAGCAGGAATGGCTGCGAAGCGTGGAAGATGTGCAGCAAAGCGTAAGGGACAAGAACGCTGTATTGATTGACTCGCGTGCATATAACCGATATACGGGTGAAGAGGAGACGATTGATCCGGTTGGCGGTCACATACCTGGTGCATTGAATTACGATTGGCAGGCAGTGGTGGATGAACGTGGTTTTTTGCGTGATGACGAAGTGCTGCGCAAGCATTTTGCTACACTGCCGCAGGAAAAGGAAGTGATCGTATACTGCGGATCTGGCGTTACCGCCTGTGCAAATCTATTTGCTCTTGAGCGGTTAGGTTACAAAAATGCCGTACTGTATCCGGGAAGTTGGAGCGATTGGATCTCCTATCCAGAGAACGAGAAGGCAAAGGGCAGCGAATAA
- a CDS encoding serine/threonine protein kinase — MWKQWRQRLKEWWLDSPHSPGTLIKNRYIITRVLGMGSYGITYLVSDQKQKTQRVLKQVRPSRLHTPKGRSVYEYEVALLRSLDHPQMPEVFDAFEENGQLYYVMTYICGQTIEDMLFEEGAAFTEKEAWHVILRILPLLTYLHERKIIHRDVRIPNVIWHNEEVYLIDFGLARYVGDSPSYLEATGDHYWVEKQLKREVHPRSDIYALGHFLLFMLYSTYEDTKRQPERGWEEELTLAPATVRILRRMLQFDEPYAAATDVEADIRAFLYADEA; from the coding sequence ATGTGGAAGCAATGGCGACAGCGCCTTAAAGAATGGTGGCTTGACTCCCCTCATTCACCCGGTACACTTATTAAAAACCGTTATATAATCACCCGTGTCCTCGGTATGGGCAGCTATGGGATTACCTATCTGGTAAGCGACCAAAAACAGAAGACACAACGCGTACTTAAACAAGTACGTCCTAGCCGATTGCATACGCCGAAGGGGAGAAGTGTATATGAATACGAGGTCGCGTTGCTGCGCTCCTTAGATCACCCGCAGATGCCCGAGGTATTCGATGCCTTTGAAGAAAATGGGCAGCTCTATTACGTAATGACCTACATCTGCGGCCAGACAATAGAGGATATGCTGTTTGAAGAGGGGGCAGCATTTACCGAGAAGGAAGCATGGCATGTGATCCTTCGCATTCTTCCTCTACTTACGTACCTGCATGAAAGAAAGATCATTCATCGAGATGTGCGCATTCCGAATGTGATCTGGCATAACGAAGAGGTCTATCTCATTGATTTTGGATTGGCCCGCTATGTTGGTGACTCTCCCTCCTATCTTGAGGCAACAGGGGATCACTACTGGGTGGAAAAACAGTTAAAACGTGAGGTACATCCTCGCAGCGATATTTATGCGCTTGGGCATTTTCTTCTGTTCATGCTATACAGCACCTATGAGGACACCAAACGACAACCTGAGCGAGGCTGGGAGGAGGAGCTCACGCTTGCACCCGCGACGGTTCGAATCCTTAGGCGCATGTTGCAGTTTGACGAACCGTATGCAGCAGCAACAGACGTGGAAGCGGACATTCGTGCATTTCTCTATGCAGATGAAGCGTAA